A single window of Salvia splendens isolate huo1 chromosome 6, SspV2, whole genome shotgun sequence DNA harbors:
- the LOC121807005 gene encoding stromal 70 kDa heat shock-related protein, chloroplastic-like, with product MASSTAQINALGGVAHFTTVKFSRAHPNRTVFFGTKLNASSGLKLKSSKHRRASTFRVVAEKVVGIDLGTTNSAVAAMEGGKPTIVTNAEGQRTTPSVVAYTKNGDRLVGQIAKRQAVVNPENTFFSVKRFIGRKMSEVDDESRQVSYNVVRDENGNVKLDCPAIGKQFAAEEISAQVLRKLVDDASKFLNDKVTKAVVTVPAYFNDSQRTATKDAGRIAGLEVLRIINEPTAASLAYGFERKSNETILVFDLGGGTFDVSVLEVGDGVFEVLSTSGDTHLGGDDFDKRVVDWLAADFKRNEGIDLLKDKQALQRLTETAEKAKMELSSLTQTNISLPFITATADGPKHIETTLTRAKFEELCSDLLDRLKTPVQNSLRDAKLSLSDIDEVILVGGSTRIPAVQELVKKMTGKDPNVTVNPDEVVALGAAVQAGVLAGDVSDIVLLDVSPLSLGLETLGGVMTKIIPRNTTLPTSKSEVFSTAADGQTSVEINVLQGEREFVRDNKSLGSFRLDGIPPAPRGVPQIEVKFDIDANGILSVTAIDKGTGKKQDITITGASTLPGDEVERMVSEAEKFASEDKEKRDAIDTKNQADSVVYQTEKQLKELGDKVPPPVKEKVEAKLGELKDAISGGSTQAMKDAMTALNQEVMQIGQSLYNQPGAEPGAGPTAGGGATSESSEKRPDGGDVIDADFTDSK from the exons ATGGCATCCTCAACTGCTCAAATCAACGCTCTAGGCGGCGTGGCTCACTTCACAACCGTCAAATTCTCCAGAGCTCATCCCAATAGAACCGTATTTTTCGGCACCAAGCTCAACGCCAGCTCCGGATTGAAACTCAAGAGCAGTAAGCATCGGCGCGCCTCTACTTTCCGTGTGGTGGCGGAGAAAGTAGTCGGAATTGATCTCGGCACCACCAATTCCGCTGTGGCTGCAATGGAGGGTGGAAAACCTACCATCGTCACCAACGCCGAAGGCCAGCGCACCACGCCCTCTGTGGTCGCCTACACTAAAAATGGCGATAGGTTGGTAGGCCAGATTGCGAAGAGGCAGGCCGTGGTGAATCCAGAGAATACATTCTTCTCCGTGAAGAGGTTTATTGGGAGGAAGATGTCCGAGGTCGATGACGAGTCCAGGCAGGTTTCGTATAATGTCGTCAGGGATGAAAACGGGAACGTCAAGCTTGACTGCCCTGCCATTGGGAAACAATTTGCAGCTGAGGAAATATCCGCTCAG GTTTTGAGGAAGCTTGTTGATGATGCGTCAAAGTTCTTAAACGACAAGGTCACCAAAGCAGTAGTTACAGTCCCTGCTTACTTCAATGATTCTCAAAGGACAGCAACCAAGGATGCTGGTCGCATTGCTGGATTGGAGGTTCTCCGCATTATAAATGAACCTACTGCTGCATCGTTGGCCTATGGTTTCGAGAGGAAAAGCAATGAAACTATTCTGGTTTTTGACCTAGGAGGTGGAACTTTTGATGTCTCAG TCCTTGAGGTTGGTGATGGTGTGTTTGAAGTGCTTTCTACTTCCGGAGACACTCATCTTGGTGGTGATGACTTTGATAAG AGAGTTGTTGATTGGCTTGCTGCGGATTTCAAAAGGAATGAAGGGATAGATCTATTGAAGGACAAACAAGCTCTTCAACGTTTGACGGAGACTGCAGAGAAAGCCAAAATGGAGCTTTCCTCTTTGACTCAAACTAACATTAG TTTGCCTTTCATTACTGCCACTGCAGATGGCCCTAAACATATCGAGACCACACTTACACGAGCTAAGTTTGAGGAACTGTGCTCTGATTTGCTTGACAG GCTAAAAACCCCAGTTCAAAATTCATTGAGGGACGCGAAGCTTTCCTTGAGTGATATAGATGAGGTAATTCTGGTGGGTGGTTCCACTCGTATTCCAGCAGTTCAGGAGCTTGTTAAGAAGATGACTGGAAAGGACCCAAATGTTACTGTGAATCCCGATGAAGTGGTAGCCCTTGGAGCTGCTGTTCAG GCTGGTGTTTTGGCGGGAGATGTTAGCGATATTGTCCTTTTGGATGTATCACCATTATCTTTGGGACTGGAAACACTTGGTGGTGTGATGACAAAGATTATTCCCAGAAATACCACATTGCCCACTTCAAAATCAGAAGTATTCTCAACTGCTGCGGATGGTCAGACCAGTGTCGAGATCAATGTCCTTCAAGGTGAAAGGGAGTTCGTTCGGGACAACAAATCCTTAGGCAGTTTCCGCCTTGATGGAATTCCACCTGCTCCCCGTGGTGTCCCACAGATTGAGGTCAAGTTTGATATTGATGCGAATGGAATCCTCTCAGTTACTGCTATAGATAAGGGAACTGGGAAGAAGCAAGATATCACAATTACTGGTGCCAGCACATTACCTGGTGATGAG GTGGAGAGAATGGTCAGTGAAGCTGAAAAATTTGCAAGTGAAGACAAGGAGAAGAGAGATGCAATAGATACTAAGAATCAGGCTGACTCAGTAGTTTACCAAACAGAGAAGCAGTTGAAGGAACTTGGTGACAAAGTTCCTCCCCCTGTAAAAGAGAAGGTCGAGGCCAAACTTGGAGAACTGAAGGATGCAATCTCTGGAGGATCAACCCAAGCAATGAAGGATGCCATGACTGCACTAAATCAGGAAGTCATGCAGATAGGCCAGTCGCTGTACAACCAACCTGGTGCAGAACCTGGCGCAGGCCCAACCGCTGGTGGTGGTGCTACTTCAGAATCATCGGAGAAGCGACCTGATGGTGGCGATGTCATTGATGCAGATTTCACAGACAGCAAATGA
- the LOC121807007 gene encoding uncharacterized protein LOC121807007: MSCYTDGGGVFARRTASCASAPSSAPSSPRSRVKFLCSHGGKILPRPSDGQLKYVGGETRVISVPRDISFKEAMKRLTYMMEGEMVLRYQLATEDLDALVTVKSDEDLGNMFDEVENYQMMGFPRMRTFLFPVHNHKPNNNNNNNMVMDDQLTLDQCYIFSINGLITPRHLSNSSKRTRVSSLASSACTSPRSRTRVSSLASSACTSPRSPDSYAAEAHTFGNIQRIQSSPSICNLLNIPQQNHYSSPPTHHQQQLPPQYYHTNSFRSPSPMRSGAARLQQDNSAPPTSYYNPSRDPNRGGGIEHCNKCKHQ; this comes from the exons ATGAGCTGTTACACCGACGGTGGTGGCGTGTTTGCGAGGCGCACAGCGTCGTGCGCATCAGCGCCGAGCTCCGCCCCAAGTTCGCCGCGCAGCAGGGTCAAATTCCTGTGCAGCCACGGCGGCAAGATCCTCCCCCGCCCCTCCGATGGCCAGCTCAAGTATGTCGGCGGCGAAACCCGCGTCATTTCCGTTCCCAGAGATATCTCTTTCAAAG AAGCAATGAAGCGATTGACCTACATGATGGAGGGGGAAATGGTGCTCCGGTACCAGCTAGCGACGGAGGATCTCGACGCCTTAGTGACGGTGAAATCGGACGAGGATTTGGGGAACATGTTCGACGAAGTGGAGAATTACCAAATGATGGGGTTTCCCAGAATGCGGACTTTCCTCTTCCCCGTCCACAACCACAAacccaacaacaacaacaacaacaacatgGTGATGGACGACCAACTGACGTTGGATCAGTGCTACATCTTTTCCATCAATGGCCTCATCACTCCCAGGCACCTCTCTAACTCTAGCAAGCGCACCAGAGTCAGCTCCCTCGCCTCCTCCGCCTGCACATCCCCCCGGTCGCGCACCAGAGTCAGCTCCCTCGCCTCCTCCGCCTGCACATCCCCCCGGTCTCCTGACAGCTACGCTGCTGAAGCTCATACATTTGGAAATATTCAGAGGATCCAAAGCTCACCCAGCATATGCAACCTCCTCAACATCCCCCAACAGAACCATTACTCTTCTCCTCCTACCCATCATCAGCAGCAACTTCCTCCTCAATACTACCACACCAACAGTTTTAGGTCTCCCAGTCCGATGAGGTCCGGAGCTGCTAGGCTCCAACAAGATAACTCTGCTCCTCCCACGTCTTATTACAATCCATCCAGAGATCCCAATCGAGGCGGAGGAATAGAACATTGCAACAAATGCAAGCACCAATGA
- the LOC121808386 gene encoding regulator of nonsense transcripts UPF3-like isoform X3, which produces MKGPLDRTKVVLRHLPPTITQSNLVDQIDSRFSGRYHWLAFRPGKSSTKHLKYARAYIDFNKSDDVIEFAEVFKGHVFVNEKGTQFRTIVEYAPSQRVPKQWSKKDGREGTILKDPEYLEFLEFLAKPVENLPSAEIQLERKEAERAGVPKDAPIVTPLMDFVRQKRAAKGGGRRTAMNGKPARRGGGMSSRSQVSGSSKRGSEKRASTTMQYVLRDSSKIMGNKDKSSYSLVRKLDDQQLNDKSITSASIARNEALEGGNGGTGPTGLGKKKILLLKGKEKEIPNVSGGPLLQQNTVSPDKAAAQKHNQQREASGKIIRSILLSKDTRQNQPSLGSQSELLIQSPNQERDKKPPRPPSLQSLPKDTNGVPEDKLVSNDLHAGPTEKQERRARNKDRPDRGVWTPLRRSDGLHSSDDSLSLSASQISEAGDSAEGTHVESKQDILVTRGGGRGRRYSSDNGSYRQGVRRGSTYNVKEADGSSAVEGKSSKRGGSSGYASQEKQVWVQKSSSAT; this is translated from the exons ATGAAGGGCCCATTGGATCGAACGAAGGTGGTGCTGCGGCACTTGCCGCCGACGATTACTCAGTCAAACCTTGTCGACCAAATTGATTCTCGCTTCTCCGGCCGCTACCATTGGCTTGCTTTTCGACCTGGAAAATCCAG CACAAAGCATCTAAAATACGCTAGAGCTTACATTGACTTTAACAAGTCAGATGATGTGATTGAGTTTGCCGAGGTTTTTAAGGGCCATGTCTTTGTCAATGAGAAAG GTACACAGTTTAGAACAATTGTTGAGTATGCTCCTTCACAACGCGTACCGAAACAGTGGTCTAAGAAGGATGGCCGTGAAGGGACTATATTGAAAG ATCCTGAATACTTGGAGTTCCTTGAGTTTCTTGCAAAGCCTGTTGAGAATCTTCCCAGTGCAGAGATACAGTTGGAGAGGAAGGAAGCAGAACGAGCTG GTGTTCCAAAGGATGCTCCTATAGTCACCCCGTTAATGGACTTTGTTCGTCAGAAAAGAGCTGCAAAGGGTGGAGGTCGG AGGACTGCGATGAATGGAAAGCCAGCTAGAAGAGGCGGTGGAATGTCATCTAGGAGTCAAGTCTCTGGTTCTTCGAAAAGAGGCTCTGAGAAGAGGGCATCTACTACTATG CAGTATGTATTAAGGGACAGTTCCAAGATTATGGGCAACAAAGATAAATCATCTTATTCATTGGTCCGTAAACTAGATGATCAACAGTTGAATGACAAATCTATCACTTCAGCATCTATAGCACGAAATGAAGCATTAGAAGGGGGAAATG GAGGTACAGGACCCACTGGTCTCGGGAAGAAAAAAATCCTACTtctaaaaggaaaagaaaaggaaattcCTAAT GTTTCTGGCGGTCCGTTACTGCAACAGAATACAGTCTCTCCTGACAAAGCTGCTGCCCAAAAACATAATCAGCAGCGCGAAGCTAGTGGAAAGATAATCAGGAGCATTCTTCTCAGCAAGGATACTCGTCAAAATCAACCGTCTTTGGGATCACAATCAGAACTGCTTATCCAGTCTCCTAATCAGGAAAGAGACAAGAAACCTCCTCGACCCCCAAGTCTGCAATCACTTCCGAAGGATACAAATGGGGTTCCTGAGGATAAGTTAGTCTCCAATGATTTGCATGCCGGCCCCACAGAGAAGCAGGAAAGGCGGGCAAGGAACAAGGATAGACCTGATCGTGGTGTTTGGACTCCACTTCGACGTTCGGATGGATTGCATTCTAGTGATGACTCATTATCCTTGTCTGCTTCACAGATATCTGAAGCAGGGGATTCTGCTGAAG GAACTCATGTAGAATCAAAACAAGATATACTGGTCACACGTGGTGGTGGTCGTGGTAGGCGTTACTCATCTGACAATG GGTCTTATAGGCAAGGGGTTCGACGTGGCTCAACTTACAATGTGAAGGAAGCAGATGGCTCTTCTGCTGTAGAGGGGAAATCTTCAAAAAGGGGAGGTTCTTCTGGCTATGCTTCTCAAGAG AAACAAGTGTGGGTCCAAAAGTCCAGTTCAGCTACCTAG
- the LOC121808386 gene encoding regulator of nonsense transcripts UPF3-like isoform X1 gives MKGPLDRTKVVLRHLPPTITQSNLVDQIDSRFSGRYHWLAFRPGKSSTKHLKYARAYIDFNKSDDVIEFAEVFKGHVFVNEKGTQFRTIVEYAPSQRVPKQWSKKDGREGTILKDPEYLEFLEFLAKPVENLPSAEIQLERKEAERAGVPKDAPIVTPLMDFVRQKRAAKGGGRRTAMNGKPARRGGGMSSRSQVSGSSKRGSEKRASTTMQYVLRDSSKIMGNKDKSSYSLVRKLDDQQLNDKSITSASIARNEALEGGNGGTGPTGLGKKKILLLKGKEKEIPNVSGGPLLQQNTVSPDKAAAQKHNQQREASGKIIRSILLSKDTRQNQPSLGSQSELLIQSPNQERDKKPPRPPSLQSLPKDTNGVPEDKLVSNDLHAGPTEKQERRARNKDRPDRGVWTPLRRSDGLHSSDDSLSLSASQISEAGDSAEGTHVESKQDILVTRGGGRGRRYSSDNGNTVGSYRQGVRRGSTYNVKEADGSSAVEGKSSKRGGSSGYASQEKQVWVQKSSSAT, from the exons ATGAAGGGCCCATTGGATCGAACGAAGGTGGTGCTGCGGCACTTGCCGCCGACGATTACTCAGTCAAACCTTGTCGACCAAATTGATTCTCGCTTCTCCGGCCGCTACCATTGGCTTGCTTTTCGACCTGGAAAATCCAG CACAAAGCATCTAAAATACGCTAGAGCTTACATTGACTTTAACAAGTCAGATGATGTGATTGAGTTTGCCGAGGTTTTTAAGGGCCATGTCTTTGTCAATGAGAAAG GTACACAGTTTAGAACAATTGTTGAGTATGCTCCTTCACAACGCGTACCGAAACAGTGGTCTAAGAAGGATGGCCGTGAAGGGACTATATTGAAAG ATCCTGAATACTTGGAGTTCCTTGAGTTTCTTGCAAAGCCTGTTGAGAATCTTCCCAGTGCAGAGATACAGTTGGAGAGGAAGGAAGCAGAACGAGCTG GTGTTCCAAAGGATGCTCCTATAGTCACCCCGTTAATGGACTTTGTTCGTCAGAAAAGAGCTGCAAAGGGTGGAGGTCGG AGGACTGCGATGAATGGAAAGCCAGCTAGAAGAGGCGGTGGAATGTCATCTAGGAGTCAAGTCTCTGGTTCTTCGAAAAGAGGCTCTGAGAAGAGGGCATCTACTACTATG CAGTATGTATTAAGGGACAGTTCCAAGATTATGGGCAACAAAGATAAATCATCTTATTCATTGGTCCGTAAACTAGATGATCAACAGTTGAATGACAAATCTATCACTTCAGCATCTATAGCACGAAATGAAGCATTAGAAGGGGGAAATG GAGGTACAGGACCCACTGGTCTCGGGAAGAAAAAAATCCTACTtctaaaaggaaaagaaaaggaaattcCTAAT GTTTCTGGCGGTCCGTTACTGCAACAGAATACAGTCTCTCCTGACAAAGCTGCTGCCCAAAAACATAATCAGCAGCGCGAAGCTAGTGGAAAGATAATCAGGAGCATTCTTCTCAGCAAGGATACTCGTCAAAATCAACCGTCTTTGGGATCACAATCAGAACTGCTTATCCAGTCTCCTAATCAGGAAAGAGACAAGAAACCTCCTCGACCCCCAAGTCTGCAATCACTTCCGAAGGATACAAATGGGGTTCCTGAGGATAAGTTAGTCTCCAATGATTTGCATGCCGGCCCCACAGAGAAGCAGGAAAGGCGGGCAAGGAACAAGGATAGACCTGATCGTGGTGTTTGGACTCCACTTCGACGTTCGGATGGATTGCATTCTAGTGATGACTCATTATCCTTGTCTGCTTCACAGATATCTGAAGCAGGGGATTCTGCTGAAG GAACTCATGTAGAATCAAAACAAGATATACTGGTCACACGTGGTGGTGGTCGTGGTAGGCGTTACTCATCTGACAATG GAAATACTGTAGGGTCTTATAGGCAAGGGGTTCGACGTGGCTCAACTTACAATGTGAAGGAAGCAGATGGCTCTTCTGCTGTAGAGGGGAAATCTTCAAAAAGGGGAGGTTCTTCTGGCTATGCTTCTCAAGAG AAACAAGTGTGGGTCCAAAAGTCCAGTTCAGCTACCTAG
- the LOC121808386 gene encoding regulator of nonsense transcripts UPF3-like isoform X4: MKGPLDRTKVVLRHLPPTITQSNLVDQIDSRFSGRYHWLAFRPGKSSTKHLKYARAYIDFNKSDDVIEFAEVFKGHVFVNEKGTQFRTIVEYAPSQRVPKQWSKKDGREGTILKDPEYLEFLEFLAKPVENLPSAEIQLERKEAERAGVPKDAPIVTPLMDFVRQKRAAKGGGRRTAMNGKPARRGGGMSSRSQVSGSSKRGSEKRASTTMYVLRDSSKIMGNKDKSSYSLVRKLDDQQLNDKSITSASIARNEALEGGNGGTGPTGLGKKKILLLKGKEKEIPNVSGGPLLQQNTVSPDKAAAQKHNQQREASGKIIRSILLSKDTRQNQPSLGSQSELLIQSPNQERDKKPPRPPSLQSLPKDTNGVPEDKLVSNDLHAGPTEKQERRARNKDRPDRGVWTPLRRSDGLHSSDDSLSLSASQISEAGDSAEGTHVESKQDILVTRGGGRGRRYSSDNGSYRQGVRRGSTYNVKEADGSSAVEGKSSKRGGSSGYASQEKQVWVQKSSSAT; this comes from the exons ATGAAGGGCCCATTGGATCGAACGAAGGTGGTGCTGCGGCACTTGCCGCCGACGATTACTCAGTCAAACCTTGTCGACCAAATTGATTCTCGCTTCTCCGGCCGCTACCATTGGCTTGCTTTTCGACCTGGAAAATCCAG CACAAAGCATCTAAAATACGCTAGAGCTTACATTGACTTTAACAAGTCAGATGATGTGATTGAGTTTGCCGAGGTTTTTAAGGGCCATGTCTTTGTCAATGAGAAAG GTACACAGTTTAGAACAATTGTTGAGTATGCTCCTTCACAACGCGTACCGAAACAGTGGTCTAAGAAGGATGGCCGTGAAGGGACTATATTGAAAG ATCCTGAATACTTGGAGTTCCTTGAGTTTCTTGCAAAGCCTGTTGAGAATCTTCCCAGTGCAGAGATACAGTTGGAGAGGAAGGAAGCAGAACGAGCTG GTGTTCCAAAGGATGCTCCTATAGTCACCCCGTTAATGGACTTTGTTCGTCAGAAAAGAGCTGCAAAGGGTGGAGGTCGG AGGACTGCGATGAATGGAAAGCCAGCTAGAAGAGGCGGTGGAATGTCATCTAGGAGTCAAGTCTCTGGTTCTTCGAAAAGAGGCTCTGAGAAGAGGGCATCTACTACTATG TATGTATTAAGGGACAGTTCCAAGATTATGGGCAACAAAGATAAATCATCTTATTCATTGGTCCGTAAACTAGATGATCAACAGTTGAATGACAAATCTATCACTTCAGCATCTATAGCACGAAATGAAGCATTAGAAGGGGGAAATG GAGGTACAGGACCCACTGGTCTCGGGAAGAAAAAAATCCTACTtctaaaaggaaaagaaaaggaaattcCTAAT GTTTCTGGCGGTCCGTTACTGCAACAGAATACAGTCTCTCCTGACAAAGCTGCTGCCCAAAAACATAATCAGCAGCGCGAAGCTAGTGGAAAGATAATCAGGAGCATTCTTCTCAGCAAGGATACTCGTCAAAATCAACCGTCTTTGGGATCACAATCAGAACTGCTTATCCAGTCTCCTAATCAGGAAAGAGACAAGAAACCTCCTCGACCCCCAAGTCTGCAATCACTTCCGAAGGATACAAATGGGGTTCCTGAGGATAAGTTAGTCTCCAATGATTTGCATGCCGGCCCCACAGAGAAGCAGGAAAGGCGGGCAAGGAACAAGGATAGACCTGATCGTGGTGTTTGGACTCCACTTCGACGTTCGGATGGATTGCATTCTAGTGATGACTCATTATCCTTGTCTGCTTCACAGATATCTGAAGCAGGGGATTCTGCTGAAG GAACTCATGTAGAATCAAAACAAGATATACTGGTCACACGTGGTGGTGGTCGTGGTAGGCGTTACTCATCTGACAATG GGTCTTATAGGCAAGGGGTTCGACGTGGCTCAACTTACAATGTGAAGGAAGCAGATGGCTCTTCTGCTGTAGAGGGGAAATCTTCAAAAAGGGGAGGTTCTTCTGGCTATGCTTCTCAAGAG AAACAAGTGTGGGTCCAAAAGTCCAGTTCAGCTACCTAG
- the LOC121808386 gene encoding regulator of nonsense transcripts UPF3-like isoform X2 gives MKGPLDRTKVVLRHLPPTITQSNLVDQIDSRFSGRYHWLAFRPGKSSTKHLKYARAYIDFNKSDDVIEFAEVFKGHVFVNEKGTQFRTIVEYAPSQRVPKQWSKKDGREGTILKDPEYLEFLEFLAKPVENLPSAEIQLERKEAERAGVPKDAPIVTPLMDFVRQKRAAKGGGRRTAMNGKPARRGGGMSSRSQVSGSSKRGSEKRASTTMYVLRDSSKIMGNKDKSSYSLVRKLDDQQLNDKSITSASIARNEALEGGNGGTGPTGLGKKKILLLKGKEKEIPNVSGGPLLQQNTVSPDKAAAQKHNQQREASGKIIRSILLSKDTRQNQPSLGSQSELLIQSPNQERDKKPPRPPSLQSLPKDTNGVPEDKLVSNDLHAGPTEKQERRARNKDRPDRGVWTPLRRSDGLHSSDDSLSLSASQISEAGDSAEGTHVESKQDILVTRGGGRGRRYSSDNGNTVGSYRQGVRRGSTYNVKEADGSSAVEGKSSKRGGSSGYASQEKQVWVQKSSSAT, from the exons ATGAAGGGCCCATTGGATCGAACGAAGGTGGTGCTGCGGCACTTGCCGCCGACGATTACTCAGTCAAACCTTGTCGACCAAATTGATTCTCGCTTCTCCGGCCGCTACCATTGGCTTGCTTTTCGACCTGGAAAATCCAG CACAAAGCATCTAAAATACGCTAGAGCTTACATTGACTTTAACAAGTCAGATGATGTGATTGAGTTTGCCGAGGTTTTTAAGGGCCATGTCTTTGTCAATGAGAAAG GTACACAGTTTAGAACAATTGTTGAGTATGCTCCTTCACAACGCGTACCGAAACAGTGGTCTAAGAAGGATGGCCGTGAAGGGACTATATTGAAAG ATCCTGAATACTTGGAGTTCCTTGAGTTTCTTGCAAAGCCTGTTGAGAATCTTCCCAGTGCAGAGATACAGTTGGAGAGGAAGGAAGCAGAACGAGCTG GTGTTCCAAAGGATGCTCCTATAGTCACCCCGTTAATGGACTTTGTTCGTCAGAAAAGAGCTGCAAAGGGTGGAGGTCGG AGGACTGCGATGAATGGAAAGCCAGCTAGAAGAGGCGGTGGAATGTCATCTAGGAGTCAAGTCTCTGGTTCTTCGAAAAGAGGCTCTGAGAAGAGGGCATCTACTACTATG TATGTATTAAGGGACAGTTCCAAGATTATGGGCAACAAAGATAAATCATCTTATTCATTGGTCCGTAAACTAGATGATCAACAGTTGAATGACAAATCTATCACTTCAGCATCTATAGCACGAAATGAAGCATTAGAAGGGGGAAATG GAGGTACAGGACCCACTGGTCTCGGGAAGAAAAAAATCCTACTtctaaaaggaaaagaaaaggaaattcCTAAT GTTTCTGGCGGTCCGTTACTGCAACAGAATACAGTCTCTCCTGACAAAGCTGCTGCCCAAAAACATAATCAGCAGCGCGAAGCTAGTGGAAAGATAATCAGGAGCATTCTTCTCAGCAAGGATACTCGTCAAAATCAACCGTCTTTGGGATCACAATCAGAACTGCTTATCCAGTCTCCTAATCAGGAAAGAGACAAGAAACCTCCTCGACCCCCAAGTCTGCAATCACTTCCGAAGGATACAAATGGGGTTCCTGAGGATAAGTTAGTCTCCAATGATTTGCATGCCGGCCCCACAGAGAAGCAGGAAAGGCGGGCAAGGAACAAGGATAGACCTGATCGTGGTGTTTGGACTCCACTTCGACGTTCGGATGGATTGCATTCTAGTGATGACTCATTATCCTTGTCTGCTTCACAGATATCTGAAGCAGGGGATTCTGCTGAAG GAACTCATGTAGAATCAAAACAAGATATACTGGTCACACGTGGTGGTGGTCGTGGTAGGCGTTACTCATCTGACAATG GAAATACTGTAGGGTCTTATAGGCAAGGGGTTCGACGTGGCTCAACTTACAATGTGAAGGAAGCAGATGGCTCTTCTGCTGTAGAGGGGAAATCTTCAAAAAGGGGAGGTTCTTCTGGCTATGCTTCTCAAGAG AAACAAGTGTGGGTCCAAAAGTCCAGTTCAGCTACCTAG
- the LOC121809401 gene encoding chromatin structure-remodeling complex protein BSH-like, translating to MKSHSPWSTARNPVKFRIPTADNLVPIRLDIEIEGQKFRDAFIWNPSDPDSEVVVFAKRTVKDLKLPPAFVTQIAQSVQTQLTEFRSYEGQDMYTGEKVVPIKLDLRVNSTLIKDHFLWDLNNFESNPEEFAKTFCKDMGIEDPEVGPAIAIAIREQLYEIAVQNVTSARESRINKKGRRGLEHSQASKNSGNAADLFKLFGSKSSVVRKRKEWDVYEPMIDLLSNEEVDALKAKEERNAR from the exons ATGAAATCCCACTCTCCTTGGAGCACAGCCAGAAACCCAGTCAAGTTCCGGAT ACCAACAGCAGATAACCTAGTCCCGATACGCCTGGACATTGAAATTGAAGGCCAGAAATTTAGAGATGCTTTCATCTGGAACCCTTCTG ATCCTGATTCTGAAGTAGTGGTGTTTGCAAAAAGAACAGTGAAAGACTTAAAGCTGCCTCCCGCTTTTGTCACTCAGATTGCTCAATCCGTACAG ACACAGCTAACTGAATTTCGCTCCTATGAAGGGCAAGATATGTATACTGGCGAGAAAGTTGTTCCTATCAAG CTTGATCTTCGTGTTAACAGTACTCTTATAAAAGATCATTTTTTATGG GATTTGAACAATTTCGAGAGCAATCCTGAAGAATTTGCCAAAACATTTTGCAAAGACATGGGCATTGAAGATCCTGAAGTTGGA CCCGCAATTGCAATTGCCATACGAGAACAACTTTATGAG ATTGCTGTACAAAATGTGACTTCAGCCCGTGAAAGCAGAATAAACAAGAAAGGCCGCAGGGGGCTCGAACATAGCCAGGCCAG CAAGAACAGTGGGAATGCTGCGGACTTATTTAAGTTGTTTGGCAGCAAGTCCAGTGTAGTCAG AAAGAGGAAGGAGTGGGATGTATATGAACCAATGATCGATCTCTTATCAAACGAGGAGGTAGACGCCCTTAAAGCTAAAGAAGAAAGAAATGCTCGATGA